The following coding sequences lie in one Maylandia zebra isolate NMK-2024a linkage group LG14, Mzebra_GT3a, whole genome shotgun sequence genomic window:
- the phf12b gene encoding PHD finger protein 12 encodes MWDKMETPTIVYDLDTSGGLMEQIQTLLAPPKSDEVEKRSRKLVRDVRRSGRATNHDTCDSCREGGDLLCCDHCPAAFHLQCCNPPLSEEMLPPGEWMCHRCNVRKKKREQKSEQTNGLPEKSSSKRSASPSVELELNAGPLRLDGLPPGAGAAGPGLRVAQVRLLDRRTSSRPSSRPGTPNSNTSSTPTPSEEQNDGEEEAAEPEDEVQGAELESSTVSAPTPRLLKRPFQLLIAAAMERNPTQFQLPSELTCTTALPGSSKRRKKEELLGKPFRRPQHELDPNGLVPLPVKICFSCNRSCRLAPLIQCDYCPLLFHMDCLDPPLTALPAGKWMCPNHVEHLVLNQRSLSLSSRCQLFDQFQDRMSQHAVKLDFLRRVHRQNAPNRRTTRQRNKKTIKVPDAIKSQYQNPPPMLLPAGVRQLELVCSGIPDHQPTKHFTTEAEQQEWLQDVIALQCSIMRHLSIKQKASSTEWHFEQKANTQSSGASEDMKTQASLERTSSPDPCSKACSTPSDSQGASLSKDSPSGLVLCKCTVTPCQNCRKPNGPLELVQPPRANGPVDCNSASDSCRQAELQNRLKAGKTPSASAYGLVNHIGTETVKKEPESTVNACAQQNCPTAPTIWPHSGQQNHRSQTEPQEECVSTDEKPSSITSSSFTDAPSRGSQEHDTVKFGSAPTPDIKAAPALTDSLLPNTLPSITNLSSCMKDGKEEDGGIELDKLDTEMIKLLAYQRIQQLFAPKVPSTQPPPTTSTTPKTSAPHPNSQKKVQARAVFYPLTGRGAAVSMCYRTLHIGSGADMDVCLTNYGHCNYVSGKHACIFYDENTKHYELLNYSEHGTTVDNVLYSCDFSEKTSPCPPGGLVAKVQGIIRRSKKREENEGANSMVGLLPVGGVMSSQRQGGAEPSCSCKASSSSLIGGSGAGWEGTALLHHGSYIKLGCLQFVFSITEFASKQPKEEQATTPAASCTSTTTSSSVISTTLSTTANTSTPPPPSTATTSGFSNQDEADSETVPPHQVPVLRSNSVP; translated from the exons ATGTGGGACAAAATGGAGACACCAACGATTGTGTACGATTTGGATACCTCTGGGGGCTTAATGGAG CAAATTCAAACACTACTGGCGCCCCCGAAGTCAGATGAGGTAGAGAAACGGAGTCGGAAACTGGTGAGGGACGTCCGGAGGAGCGGCAGGGCGACTAACCACGACACCTGCGATAGTTGCAGGGAAGGGGGAGACTTGCTGTGCTGTGAccactgtcctgcagctttccATCTCCAGTGCTG CAACCCACCTCTGAGTGAAGAAATGCTTCCTCCAGGGGAATGGATGTGTCATCGCTGCAATGTTCGAAAGAAG AAAAGAGAACAGAAGTCTGAACAGACCAACGGCCTGCCAGAGAAATCCTCCTCCAAGCGCTCTGCTTCTCCATCTGTGGAGCTGGAGCTCAACGCTGGCCCACTGCGGCTTGACGGTCTTCCTCCGGGGGCTGGAGCTGCAGGCCCTGGTCTACGAGTGGCCCAGGTACGACTATTGGACCGCAGAACCAGCAGCAGGCCAAGCAGCCGACCTGGGACTCCAAATTCCAACACTTCATCCACCCCAACCCCCTCAGAGGAGCAGAAcgatggagaggaggaggcagcagagccTGAGGATGAAGTTCAGGGTGCAGAGCTCGAGAGTTCTACAGTTTCTGCTCCGACACCGCGACTCCTCAAGAGGCCCTTTCAGCTCCTAATAGCGGCTGCTATGGAGAGAAACCCCACTCAGTTTCAGCTGCCGAGTGAGCTCACGTGCACCACTGCACTACCAG GCAGCAGTAAAcggaggaaaaaagaagagcTGCTTGGAAAGCCCTTCAGGCGGCCTCAGCATGAACTGGATCCCAATGGTCTAGTCCCTTTGCCAgtcaaaatctgcttttcatgcAACAG GAGTTGCAGGTTGGCTCCATTGATCCAGTGCGATTACTGTCCCCTCCTGTTCCACATGGACTGTCTGGATCCTCCACTCACAGCTTTACCTGCCGGCAAATGGATGTGTCCAAACCATGTGGAGCACTTAGTA CTGAATCAGAGGAGCCTCAGCCTGTCCAGCCGCTGTCAGCTCTTCGATCAGTTCCAGGACAGGATGTCCCAGCACGCAGTTAAGTTGGACTTCCTGCGTAGAGTACATCGACAAAATGCTCCCAACCGGCGCACCACTCGCCAGCGCAACAAGAAAACCATCAAG GTGCCAGATGCCATCAAGTCCCAGTACCAGAATCCTCCGCCCATGCTGCTTCCTGCAGGGGTGCGCCAGCTGGAGCTGGTTTGTAGTGGCATTCCTGACCATCAGCCCACAAAGCATTTCaccacagaggctgagcagcagGAG TGGCTTCAGGATGTCATCGCTCTCCAGTGCAGTATCATGCGACACCTATCCATCAAACAGAAGGCCTCATCAACAGAGTGGCACTTTGAGCAGAAAGCAAATACACAATCAAGTGGAGCATCAGAAGACATGAAAACTCAGGCCTCATTAGAAAGGACTTCTTCCCCtgacccctgctctaaagctTGCAGTACACCCAGTGACTCCCAGGGGGCCTCTCTTTCCAAGGACAGCCCATCAGGGCTAGTTCTTTGCAAATGCACCGTGACACCATGTCAGAACTGTAGGAAACCTAATGGGCCTCTGGAATTGGTTCAGCCTCCCAGAGCCAATGGACCTGTAGACTGTAACAGTGCCTCAGATTCCTGCAGGCAGGCTGAGCTACAGAACAGACTGAAGGCTGGGAAAACGCCATCAGCTTCTGCCTATGGACTGGTGAACCACATAGGAACAGAAACGGTTAAGAAGGAACCTGAGAGCACTGTAAATGCATGTGCCCAACAGAACTGCCCCACTGCCCCCACGATATGGCCCCACAGtggccaacagaaccacaggaGCCAGACAGAGCCCCAGGAGGAGTGTGTGAGCACCGATGAAAAGCCCTCCTCAATCACCAGCAGTTCCTTCACAGATGCACCATCTAGAGGCAGCCAGGAGCACGACACAGTAAAGTTTGGATCAGCACCTACTCCAG ACATAAAGGCTGCTCCTGCACTGACGGACTCACTGCTGCCCAACACACTGCCCTCCATCACCAACCTGTCCAGCTGCATGAAGGATGGAAAAGAGGAGGATGGGG ggatTGAGCTGGACAAACTGGATACAGAGATGATCAAGCTCTTGGCCTATCAGAGGATCCAGCAGCTCTTTGCTCCCAAAGTGCCCAGCACTCAAcctccccccaccaccagcACTACCCCAAAAACCTCAGCACCCCACCCAAACA GTCAGAAAAAGGTGCAAGCCAGAGCGGTCTTTTACCCTCTGACAGGAAGAGGAGCAGCTGTCAGCATGTGCTATAGGACGTTACACATAGGATCAG GTGCTGACATGGATGTGTGCCTTACAAACTACGGTCACTGCAACTACGTATCGGGGAAACATGCCTGTATTTTCTATGACGAG AATACCAAGCATTATGAGCTTCTGAACTATAGCGAGCATGGCACCACAGTGGATAATGTCCTGTACTCGTGCGATTTCTCTGAGAAGACCTCACCATGTCCACCCGGTGGCCTGGTAGCCAAAGTCCAAGGAATCATTC GTCGCAGTAAGAAACGGGAAGAGAACGAGGGAGCCAACTCCATGGTGGGGTTGTTGCCAGTAGGAGGAGTGATGAGTAGCCAACGTCAGGGTGGTGCTGAGCCGTCTTGTAGCTGCAAAGCGAGTAGCTCCAGCCTAATTGGAGGCAGCGGGGCGGGCTGGGAGGGCACGGCCCTGCTCCACCATGGCAGCTACATCAAACTGGGCTGCCTCCAATTTGTCTTTAGCATCACTGAGTTTGCCAGTAAGCAGCCCAAAGAGGAGCAGGCCACTACACCTGCTGCCAGTTGCACaagcaccaccaccagcagcagtgTCATCAGCACCACCCTCAGCACCACCGCTAACAcctccacaccaccaccacccagcACTGCCACAACAAGCGGCTTTTCCAACCAGGATGAGGCTGACTCTGAGACTGTACCTCCCCACCAAGTGCCCGTACTGCGTTCTAACTCTGTTCCATAA